A region of Streptomyces halobius DNA encodes the following proteins:
- a CDS encoding tetratricopeptide repeat protein translates to MTDQAVGGGHLPPEAAGPAGPAAGDLRAPGPRRATVGTTVPAPAGTAVPAAAAPPHPRIAGRRRELRALHADIERAGLDTLSGRKGARSRVLLIAGRPGSGRTALAEELLRELAGDHPDGVLRATLAGPGGEPAGTGRVARELLTTLGVDAPPGAAEDELTERLRDALAGCRALLFLDDAPGAEQVEPLLPDAPDCLVVVVSQGPLTGIPDVRPCALGGLGSAASVEVLSRLAGPTRITVDPRTAEAVAEECRGQPAALVLAGGWLAARPKSSVSDLRTALREVPLPDGLSTGARPLYRAFRLAYGSLPAPAARILRLLTLAPGGLVDAHLASALTGCSVVVAGTALREFAALGLLRPVDEENAESTALGGVHASDSAPRPQYRLPGCLDPMARALLHEHERPADIQLARARMLERTVRLLQSCRAMGEPADSPARQKAAGLPRSLRFVSRAAAAAWLRSRRTALLDAARMAVADGELDTLDRRLMAALTRTLLAHEGAEAAAPDLYALHQLVLEVAGRRGLAYEKAAALLNLADLDGQAGRTSDALTRYRGALEAARSVQDPVATGRALESLGATYTELGDWQRAVDWYGRALELRLTRGEATEAAWLHGRIGEVHGRAGRWEEALKEWRAAARTYRRAGDPAGQARATGELARAQECAGRPEEGLRTCLEAVDLARSAGDGRLEALLHLRIADTFERLGDPAAAGLHRSSGDRLLGDHPE, encoded by the coding sequence GTGACGGATCAGGCGGTGGGCGGGGGGCACCTCCCGCCGGAGGCGGCGGGCCCGGCCGGCCCGGCGGCGGGTGACCTGCGGGCACCGGGGCCCCGCCGGGCCACCGTCGGAACCACCGTCCCGGCACCCGCCGGCACCGCCGTCCCCGCGGCCGCCGCGCCCCCGCACCCCCGGATCGCCGGCCGCCGCCGCGAGCTCAGGGCGCTGCACGCGGACATCGAACGCGCCGGTCTCGACACCCTCTCGGGACGCAAGGGCGCCCGCAGCCGTGTGCTATTGATCGCCGGCCGCCCCGGCTCGGGCCGTACCGCGCTTGCCGAGGAACTGCTGCGCGAGCTCGCCGGTGACCACCCCGACGGGGTGCTGCGGGCCACGCTCGCCGGGCCGGGCGGCGAACCGGCCGGCACCGGCCGCGTCGCCCGCGAACTGCTCACCACGCTCGGCGTCGACGCCCCGCCCGGTGCCGCCGAGGACGAGCTGACGGAGCGTCTGCGCGATGCGCTCGCCGGGTGTCGCGCGCTGCTCTTCCTGGACGACGCCCCGGGCGCCGAACAGGTCGAACCGCTGCTTCCCGATGCCCCCGACTGCCTGGTCGTGGTGGTCTCCCAGGGCCCGCTGACCGGAATTCCGGACGTCCGGCCGTGCGCCCTCGGCGGACTGGGCAGCGCGGCCTCCGTCGAGGTCTTGAGCCGTCTCGCGGGCCCGACCAGGATCACCGTCGACCCGCGGACCGCGGAGGCGGTCGCCGAGGAGTGCCGCGGGCAGCCCGCCGCCCTGGTGCTGGCCGGCGGCTGGCTCGCGGCCCGCCCCAAGTCCTCGGTCTCCGATCTGCGCACCGCGCTGCGCGAGGTGCCGCTGCCGGACGGCCTGTCCACCGGCGCCCGCCCGCTGTACCGGGCGTTCCGTCTCGCGTACGGGTCGCTGCCGGCGCCCGCCGCCCGGATACTTCGGCTGCTCACCCTGGCCCCCGGCGGCCTGGTGGACGCGCATCTCGCGTCCGCGCTGACCGGCTGTTCGGTCGTGGTGGCCGGCACGGCACTGCGCGAGTTCGCCGCGCTGGGCCTGCTGCGGCCGGTCGACGAAGAGAACGCAGAGAGCACAGCCCTCGGCGGCGTACACGCCTCCGACTCCGCGCCGCGCCCGCAGTACCGGCTGCCCGGCTGCCTCGACCCGATGGCGCGGGCCCTGCTCCACGAGCACGAGCGGCCCGCCGATATCCAGCTCGCCCGCGCGCGCATGCTGGAGCGCACGGTACGGCTGCTCCAGTCCTGCCGGGCGATGGGCGAGCCGGCCGATTCGCCCGCGCGCCAGAAGGCCGCCGGGCTGCCGCGCTCGCTCCGCTTCGTCTCCAGGGCGGCGGCCGCGGCCTGGCTGCGCAGCCGCCGCACCGCGCTGCTGGACGCCGCCCGGATGGCCGTCGCGGACGGTGAACTGGACACCCTGGACCGGCGGTTGATGGCCGCGCTGACCCGGACACTGCTCGCGCACGAGGGCGCGGAGGCGGCCGCGCCCGACCTCTACGCGCTGCACCAACTGGTCCTGGAGGTCGCCGGCCGGCGCGGCCTGGCGTACGAGAAGGCCGCCGCGCTGCTCAACCTCGCCGACCTCGACGGCCAGGCCGGACGCACCTCGGATGCGCTCACCCGCTACCGGGGCGCGCTGGAGGCGGCCCGTTCGGTGCAGGACCCGGTGGCCACCGGCCGGGCGCTGGAGTCGCTGGGCGCCACATACACCGAACTGGGCGACTGGCAGCGGGCCGTGGACTGGTACGGCCGGGCGCTGGAACTGCGGCTCACCCGGGGCGAGGCGACCGAAGCGGCATGGCTGCACGGCCGGATCGGCGAGGTGCACGGCCGGGCGGGCCGCTGGGAGGAGGCGCTCAAGGAATGGCGGGCGGCGGCGCGGACGTACCGGCGGGCCGGCGATCCGGCGGGGCAGGCGCGGGCGACCGGCGAGCTGGCGCGGGCCCAGGAGTGCGCGGGCCGTCCGGAGGAGGGGCTGCGGACCTGTCTCGAAGCCGTCGACCTCGCCCGGAGCGCGGGCGACGGACGTCTGGAGGCGCTGTTGCACCTTCGGATCGCGGACACCTTCGAGCGGCTCGGGGACCCGGCAGCGGCGGGGCTGCACCGCTCGTCGGGAGATCGTCTTCTTGGGGATCACCCCGAGTAG
- a CDS encoding glycoside hydrolase family 15 protein — protein sequence MGGVTPVRRERHVAGRIEDYALIGDMQTAALVCRDGTVDWLCLPRFDSPAVFAGLLGTEEHGFWRMGPASAPGSRPAPADRRRYRGDSLVLESEWDTPRGTVRIIDFMPPRDGAPQVIRIVEGVSGRVPMCSELRMRFSYGWVVPWVHKVDHRTVAVAGPDSVWLDTSAETYGKDLTTYSDFTVSPGERIAFTISWQPSHHQPPALAEPEASLEATEDFWRDWVEHCTYHGPYRDAVVRSLITLKALTYAPTGGIVAAPTTSLPECIGGVRNWDYRFTWLRDAAITLSSLLRTGYREEARAWREWLLRAVAGDPENLQIMYGIAGERELGENELNWLPGYESSQPVRVGNGAAGQLQLDVYGEVTEALHLAHMTGLARNDYASVLQLKLIRWVEKHWDEPDEGIWEVRGPRRHFVHSKVMTWVAVDRTVKLIESGDVDGPLERWKDLRETIHRDVCEKGYDKERNTFTQSYGSQELDASLLLIPQMGFLPPDDKRVIGTIEAIQRELGTEDGFVLRYPTSGEGLGVDGLEGDEGAFLACSFWLADDLAMIGRVEEARKLFEKLLSLRNDLGLLAEEWDPRLKRQVGNFPQAFSHVPLIDTALRLTASGAYGGG from the coding sequence ATGGGGGGCGTCACTCCAGTTCGACGGGAGAGGCACGTGGCCGGGCGCATTGAGGACTACGCACTCATCGGCGATATGCAGACCGCCGCTCTAGTGTGCCGGGACGGCACGGTCGACTGGCTGTGTCTGCCGCGCTTCGACTCACCGGCGGTCTTCGCGGGCCTCCTGGGCACCGAGGAGCACGGCTTCTGGCGGATGGGGCCCGCGAGCGCCCCCGGGAGCCGTCCGGCGCCGGCCGACCGCCGCCGCTACCGAGGCGATTCCCTCGTCCTCGAATCCGAGTGGGACACCCCGCGCGGCACCGTACGGATCATCGACTTCATGCCGCCGCGTGACGGCGCCCCTCAGGTGATCCGGATCGTGGAAGGCGTCAGCGGGCGCGTCCCGATGTGCTCGGAGCTGCGGATGCGGTTCTCGTACGGCTGGGTCGTCCCCTGGGTCCACAAGGTGGACCACCGCACGGTCGCGGTCGCGGGCCCGGACTCGGTGTGGCTGGACACCTCCGCGGAGACCTACGGCAAGGATCTGACGACGTACTCCGACTTCACGGTCTCGCCCGGCGAGCGGATCGCGTTCACGATCAGCTGGCAGCCCTCCCACCACCAGCCGCCGGCGCTGGCGGAACCGGAGGCGTCACTGGAGGCCACCGAGGACTTCTGGCGCGACTGGGTCGAGCACTGCACGTACCACGGTCCGTACCGCGACGCGGTGGTGCGCTCACTGATCACCCTCAAGGCGCTGACGTACGCGCCGACCGGCGGGATCGTGGCGGCGCCGACGACCTCCCTGCCGGAGTGCATCGGCGGCGTCCGCAACTGGGACTACCGCTTCACCTGGCTCCGCGACGCGGCGATCACCCTGTCCTCCCTGCTGCGCACCGGCTACCGGGAAGAGGCGCGGGCCTGGCGCGAGTGGCTGCTGCGGGCGGTGGCCGGCGATCCGGAGAACCTGCAGATCATGTACGGCATCGCCGGGGAGCGGGAACTGGGCGAGAACGAGCTCAACTGGCTTCCGGGGTACGAGAGTTCGCAGCCCGTACGGGTCGGCAACGGCGCCGCGGGCCAGCTCCAGCTGGACGTCTACGGCGAGGTCACCGAGGCGCTGCACCTGGCGCACATGACGGGGCTGGCCCGTAACGACTACGCCTCCGTGCTGCAGCTGAAGCTGATCCGCTGGGTGGAGAAGCACTGGGACGAGCCGGACGAGGGGATCTGGGAGGTCCGCGGCCCGCGCCGGCACTTCGTCCACTCCAAGGTCATGACCTGGGTCGCCGTCGACCGCACCGTCAAGCTGATCGAGTCCGGGGACGTCGACGGCCCGCTGGAGCGCTGGAAGGACCTGCGCGAGACCATCCACCGGGACGTCTGCGAGAAGGGGTACGACAAGGAGCGCAACACCTTCACCCAGTCGTACGGCTCACAGGAGCTGGACGCCTCGCTGCTGTTGATCCCGCAGATGGGCTTTCTGCCGCCGGACGACAAGCGCGTCATCGGCACCATCGAGGCGATCCAGCGGGAGCTGGGCACCGAGGACGGTTTCGTGCTGCGCTACCCGACGTCCGGCGAAGGGCTCGGGGTGGACGGCCTCGAAGGCGACGAAGGGGCCTTTCTGGCCTGCTCGTTCTGGCTCGCCGACGACCTCGCGATGATCGGCCGGGTGGAGGAGGCCCGCAAGCTCTTCGAGAAGCTGCTCTCGCTCCGCAACGACCTCGGGCTGCTGGCGGAGGAGTGGGATCCCCGGCTCAAGCGGCAGGTGGGGAACTTCCCGCAGGCGTTCAGCCACGTTCCGCTGATCGACACGGCCCTGCGGCTGACCGCGAGCGGGGCCTACGGGGGCGGCTAG
- a CDS encoding CTP synthase — translation MPPTAFRNNAGTTTKHLFVTGGVASSLGKGLTASSLGALLKARGLRVTMQKLDPYLNVDPGTMNPFQHGEVFVTNDGAETDLDIGHYERFLDVDLDGSANVTTGQVYNTVIAKERRGEYLGDTVQVIPHITNEIKHRIRRMATDDVDVVITEVGGTVGDIESLPFLETVRQVRHEVGRDNVFVVHISLLPYIGPSGELKTKPTQHSVAALRNIGIQPDAIVLRADREVPTAIKRKISLMCDVDEAAVIACPDAPSIYDIPKVVHAEGLDAYVVRKLDLPFRDVDWTQWADLLDRVHNPDHEVKVALVGKYIDLPDAYLSVTEALRAGGFANKARVKVKWVTSDDCRTPAGAAEQLADCDAVCIPGGFGDRGVDGKVGAITYARENKLPLLGLCLGLQCVVIEGARNLAGIEGANSTEFDPAASHPVISTMAEQMDIVAGEGDMGGTMRLGMYPAKLAEGSIVRETYDDQPYVEERHRHRYEVNNAYRGELEKKAGLVFSGTSPDNKLVEYVEYPRETHPYLVATQAHPELRSRPTRPHPLFAGLVKAAVARKTGARK, via the coding sequence ATGCCGCCCACTGCCTTTCGAAATAACGCAGGCACGACGACCAAGCACCTCTTCGTCACCGGGGGCGTCGCCTCCTCGCTCGGCAAGGGGCTCACCGCCTCCAGCCTGGGTGCGCTCCTGAAGGCGCGCGGCCTGCGGGTCACGATGCAGAAGCTCGACCCGTACCTCAACGTCGACCCCGGAACGATGAACCCGTTCCAGCACGGTGAGGTCTTCGTCACCAACGACGGCGCCGAGACCGACCTGGACATCGGCCACTACGAGCGGTTCCTCGACGTCGACCTGGACGGTTCCGCCAACGTGACCACCGGCCAGGTCTACAACACCGTGATCGCCAAGGAGCGGCGCGGCGAGTACCTCGGCGACACCGTGCAGGTCATCCCGCACATCACCAACGAGATCAAGCACCGCATCCGGCGGATGGCGACCGACGACGTCGATGTCGTCATCACCGAGGTCGGCGGCACGGTCGGCGACATCGAGTCGCTGCCGTTCCTGGAGACCGTCCGCCAGGTCCGCCACGAGGTCGGCCGGGACAACGTCTTCGTCGTGCACATCTCGCTGCTCCCGTACATCGGCCCGTCCGGTGAGCTGAAGACCAAGCCGACCCAGCACTCGGTCGCGGCGCTGCGCAACATCGGTATCCAGCCGGACGCGATCGTGCTGCGCGCCGACCGCGAGGTGCCCACCGCGATCAAGCGCAAGATCTCGCTGATGTGCGACGTCGACGAGGCCGCGGTCATCGCGTGCCCGGACGCGCCGTCCATCTACGACATCCCCAAGGTCGTGCACGCCGAGGGCCTGGACGCCTATGTCGTCCGGAAGCTGGACCTGCCCTTCCGCGATGTGGACTGGACCCAGTGGGCGGACCTGCTGGACCGGGTCCACAACCCCGACCACGAGGTCAAGGTCGCGCTGGTCGGCAAGTACATCGACCTGCCGGACGCCTATCTCTCGGTCACCGAGGCGCTGCGGGCCGGCGGCTTCGCGAACAAGGCCCGGGTGAAGGTGAAGTGGGTCACCTCCGACGACTGCCGGACCCCGGCCGGGGCCGCCGAGCAGCTCGCGGACTGCGACGCCGTCTGCATCCCCGGCGGCTTCGGCGACCGCGGGGTGGACGGCAAGGTCGGCGCGATCACCTACGCCCGCGAGAACAAGCTCCCGCTGCTCGGCCTGTGCCTCGGCCTGCAGTGCGTGGTCATCGAAGGGGCCCGCAACCTGGCCGGCATCGAGGGCGCGAACTCCACCGAGTTCGACCCGGCGGCGTCCCACCCGGTCATCTCCACGATGGCCGAGCAGATGGACATCGTTGCAGGTGAGGGCGATATGGGCGGCACGATGCGGCTGGGTATGTACCCGGCCAAGCTCGCCGAGGGCTCGATCGTGCGCGAGACCTACGACGACCAGCCCTACGTGGAGGAGCGGCACCGCCACCGCTACGAGGTCAACAACGCCTACCGCGGTGAGCTGGAGAAGAAGGCCGGACTGGTCTTCTCCGGCACCTCCCCGGACAACAAGCTCGTCGAGTACGTCGAGTACCCGCGCGAGACGCACCCCTACCTGGTCGCCACCCAGGCCCACCCGGAGCTGCGGTCCCGCCCGACCCGGCCGCACCCGCTGTTCGCGGGCCTGGTGAAGGCCGCGGTCGCGCGCAAGACGGGCGCCCGTAAGTAG
- a CDS encoding ParA family protein — protein sequence MDGHHVNAMAGDRGSGEPARLADYDDLPEGHFYDPDAEYEPDPEYAATLAPDAARQRRERVGPTGRPLPYFPIPGPLSEHGPAKIIAMCNQKGGVGKTTSTINLGAALAEYGRRVLLVDFDPQGALSVGLGVNPMELDLTVYNLLMERGMSADEVLLKTAVPNMDLLPSNIDLSAAEVQLVSEVARESTLQRALKPLLADYDYIVIDCQPSLGLLTVNALTAAHKVIVPLECEFFALRGVALLTETIEKVQERLNPELELDGILATMYDSRTVHSREVLARVVEAFDDHVYHTVIGRTVRFPETTVAGEPITTYASNSVGAAAYRQLAREVLARCHAE from the coding sequence ATGGACGGCCATCACGTGAACGCCATGGCCGGCGACCGGGGCAGTGGAGAACCCGCCCGTCTCGCCGACTACGACGACCTGCCCGAGGGGCACTTCTACGATCCGGACGCCGAGTACGAGCCGGACCCCGAATACGCGGCCACGCTCGCGCCGGACGCCGCGCGCCAGCGCCGCGAACGCGTCGGCCCCACCGGGCGACCGCTCCCGTACTTCCCGATCCCGGGACCGCTGTCCGAGCACGGCCCCGCCAAGATCATCGCGATGTGCAACCAGAAGGGCGGGGTCGGCAAGACCACCTCGACCATCAACCTGGGCGCCGCACTCGCCGAATACGGACGACGGGTGCTGCTCGTCGACTTCGACCCGCAGGGCGCCCTGTCGGTCGGACTCGGCGTCAACCCGATGGAACTCGATCTGACGGTCTACAACCTGCTCATGGAGCGGGGCATGTCGGCCGACGAGGTCCTCCTCAAGACCGCGGTCCCCAACATGGACCTGCTGCCCAGCAATATCGATTTGTCAGCGGCCGAAGTGCAGCTGGTCAGCGAGGTCGCACGCGAGTCGACCCTGCAGCGCGCCCTCAAGCCGCTGCTCGCCGACTACGACTACATCGTCATCGACTGCCAGCCCTCGCTCGGCCTGCTGACCGTCAACGCCCTGACGGCGGCTCACAAGGTCATCGTCCCGCTGGAGTGCGAGTTCTTCGCGCTGCGCGGTGTGGCGCTGCTCACCGAGACCATCGAGAAGGTCCAGGAGCGGCTCAACCCCGAGCTGGAGCTGGACGGCATCCTGGCGACGATGTACGACTCCCGCACCGTGCACAGCCGCGAGGTCCTGGCGCGGGTCGTGGAAGCCTTCGACGATCACGTCTACCACACCGTCATCGGCCGTACGGTCCGCTTCCCCGAGACCACCGTCGCGGGCGAGCCGATCACCACGTACGCCTCCAACTCCGTGGGTGCGGCCGCCTATCGTCAGCTCGCCAGGGAGGTGCTCGCCCGGTGTCACGCCGAGTGA
- the scpB gene encoding SMC-Scp complex subunit ScpB, whose product MNGTHEADGAYAMAEATGTAEAPGTAEAYGTAAPYAEDEAYDITESPLENAPQGRTDVPESPDAPAGALGVAELALKPALEAVLMVVDEPATEEHLAKVLQRPRRAVALALRELSDDYARQGRGFDLRLVAGGWRFYSRAEYADAVESFVLDGQQARLTQAALETLAVVAYRQPVSRSRVSAVRGVNCDGVMRTLLQRGLVEEAGTEPETGAILYRTTNYFLERMGLRGLDELPELAPFLPEADAVEGDSLEGIPSFDVDDSGDSQTDH is encoded by the coding sequence GTGAACGGCACGCACGAGGCCGACGGGGCGTACGCCATGGCCGAGGCGACTGGCACTGCCGAGGCACCTGGCACTGCTGAGGCGTACGGCACCGCTGCGCCGTACGCCGAGGACGAGGCGTACGACATCACCGAGAGCCCGCTGGAGAACGCTCCCCAGGGGCGCACGGACGTTCCGGAGTCGCCCGATGCCCCCGCCGGGGCGCTCGGCGTCGCGGAGCTGGCGCTGAAGCCCGCGCTGGAGGCCGTCCTGATGGTCGTCGACGAGCCCGCGACCGAGGAGCACCTGGCCAAGGTGCTGCAGCGGCCCCGCCGGGCGGTCGCGCTGGCGCTGCGCGAGCTGTCCGACGACTACGCCCGCCAGGGGCGCGGTTTCGATCTGCGGCTGGTGGCCGGCGGCTGGCGGTTCTACTCCCGCGCCGAGTACGCGGACGCCGTGGAGAGCTTCGTCCTGGACGGCCAGCAGGCCCGGCTCACCCAGGCCGCATTGGAGACTCTGGCCGTGGTCGCGTACCGTCAGCCGGTCAGCCGTTCCCGGGTTTCCGCCGTCCGCGGCGTGAACTGCGACGGTGTGATGCGCACGCTCCTCCAGCGCGGCCTGGTGGAGGAGGCGGGAACGGAACCTGAAACAGGTGCGATCCTGTACAGGACGACGAATTACTTTCTGGAGCGGATGGGCCTGCGCGGCCTGGACGAGCTCCCGGAGCTCGCACCGTTCCTCCCGGAGGCGGACGCGGTCGAGGGCGACTCGCTGGAAGGTATCCCGTCGTTCGATGTAGACGACAGCGGCGACTCTCAGACGGATCATTGA
- a CDS encoding NUDIX domain-containing protein: protein MGIKDTAEEWQVTASETPFVGNKTSVRTDQVVMPDGSTVTRDYQVHPGSVAVLALDDQGRVLVLRQYRHPVRHKLWEIPAGLLDVPGENPLHAAQRELYEEAHVKAEDWRVLTDVYPTPGGCDEAVRIFLARELSEAEGERFEVFEEEADMELARVPQAELVRGALAGELHNNCLVVGVLALTAAQGGDGLDALRPADAPWPARPFES from the coding sequence ATGGGCATCAAGGACACCGCCGAGGAGTGGCAGGTCACCGCGAGCGAGACCCCGTTCGTGGGCAACAAGACCAGCGTGCGGACGGACCAGGTCGTGATGCCGGACGGCTCCACCGTCACGCGCGACTACCAGGTCCACCCGGGCTCGGTGGCCGTGCTCGCGCTGGACGACCAGGGCCGCGTCCTCGTCCTGCGCCAGTACCGGCACCCCGTACGCCACAAGCTCTGGGAGATCCCCGCCGGGCTGCTCGACGTCCCCGGGGAGAACCCGCTGCACGCCGCGCAGCGGGAGCTGTACGAGGAGGCACACGTCAAGGCCGAGGACTGGCGGGTGCTGACCGACGTCTACCCGACGCCCGGCGGCTGCGACGAGGCGGTACGGATCTTCCTCGCCCGGGAGCTGTCCGAGGCCGAGGGGGAGCGGTTCGAGGTCTTTGAGGAGGAGGCCGACATGGAGCTGGCGCGGGTGCCGCAGGCCGAACTGGTCCGTGGTGCGCTCGCCGGCGAGCTGCACAACAACTGCCTCGTCGTGGGAGTGCTGGCGCTCACCGCGGCCCAGGGGGGCGACGGCCTGGACGCGCTGCGGCCGGCCGACGCGCCGTGGCCGGCCCGTCCCTTCGAGTCCTGA
- the ald gene encoding alanine dehydrogenase, whose product MKVGIPREVKNNEFRVAITPAGVNELVRHGHQVFVEKDAGLGSSITNEEYVSAGATILGTADEVWDTADLLLKVKEPIAEEYHRLRKDQALFTYLHLAASRECTDALLESGTTAIAYETVETAGRQLPLLAPMSEVAGRIAPQVGAYHLMRQAGGRGVLPGGVPGVAAGRAVVIGGGVSGWNAVQIAVGLGFHVTLLDKDINKLREADKIFGTKVQTIVSNAYELEKAVVEADLVIGAVLIPGAKAPKLVTNELVAKMKPGSVLVDIAIDQGGCFEDSRPTTHAEPTFEVHNSVFYCVANMPGAVPNTSTHALTNATLPYIVELANRGWAEALRRDPALAKGLNTHDGKVVYGPVAEAHGLESVELRTLLG is encoded by the coding sequence GTGAAGGTCGGCATCCCCCGCGAGGTCAAGAACAACGAGTTCCGCGTGGCCATCACGCCCGCCGGTGTCAACGAACTCGTCCGCCACGGCCACCAGGTCTTCGTCGAGAAGGACGCCGGTCTCGGCTCGTCCATCACGAACGAGGAGTACGTCTCCGCCGGTGCCACCATCCTCGGCACCGCCGACGAGGTCTGGGACACCGCCGACCTCCTGCTGAAGGTCAAGGAGCCGATCGCCGAGGAGTACCACCGCCTCCGCAAGGACCAGGCCCTCTTCACGTACCTGCACCTCGCGGCCTCCCGCGAGTGCACCGACGCGCTGCTGGAGTCCGGCACCACCGCCATCGCCTACGAGACCGTCGAGACGGCCGGCCGCCAGCTGCCGCTGCTCGCCCCGATGTCCGAGGTCGCGGGCCGGATCGCCCCGCAGGTCGGCGCATACCACCTGATGCGCCAGGCCGGCGGCCGTGGGGTGCTGCCGGGAGGTGTCCCCGGTGTCGCCGCGGGCCGGGCCGTCGTCATCGGCGGCGGTGTCTCCGGCTGGAACGCCGTGCAGATCGCCGTGGGTCTCGGCTTCCACGTCACCCTGCTCGACAAGGACATCAACAAGCTCCGCGAGGCGGACAAGATCTTCGGCACCAAGGTGCAGACGATCGTCTCCAACGCCTACGAGCTGGAGAAGGCCGTCGTCGAGGCCGACCTCGTCATCGGTGCCGTCCTGATCCCCGGCGCCAAGGCCCCCAAGCTGGTCACCAACGAGCTCGTCGCCAAGATGAAGCCCGGCAGTGTCCTTGTCGACATCGCGATCGACCAGGGCGGCTGCTTCGAGGACTCCCGTCCGACCACCCACGCCGAGCCGACCTTCGAGGTCCACAACTCGGTGTTCTACTGCGTCGCCAACATGCCCGGCGCGGTCCCCAACACCTCCACCCACGCGCTCACCAACGCCACGCTGCCCTACATCGTGGAGCTGGCGAACCGTGGCTGGGCGGAGGCGCTGCGCCGTGACCCGGCGCTGGCCAAGGGCCTCAACACGCACGACGGCAAGGTGGTCTACGGCCCCGTTGCCGAGGCGCACGGCCTGGAGTCCGTCGAACTCCGTACGCTCCTCGGCTGA
- a CDS encoding segregation and condensation protein A, with protein sequence MPTTHDDAPAPRARRPLGRGPGAGREAAPGAVPETAPEVVSEAGGGAVPEGGADPAPAAVPDPAPDSTSGVSDAPDAPDVPADEPSAAPAAEAPPADTPPADAAPSASPEPSEAPPADDGKFTIRLDNFEGPFDLLLQLISKHKLDVTEVALSKVTDEFMAHIRAMGPDWDLDQTTEFLVVAATLLDLKAARLLPAAEVEDEADLALLEARDLLFARLLQYRAYKRIADIFSGRLADEARRHPRTVGLEPQYAELLPEVVISIGAEGFAELAVKAMQPKAKPQVYVDHIHAPLVSVREQAEVMMARLREAGEASFQELVADAPDTLTVVARFLALLELYRERVVILEQEEALGALTVRWTGAEGAEPVVTDEFDQEPGRPAAEAAGGVQEEERT encoded by the coding sequence ATGCCGACGACCCACGACGACGCCCCCGCTCCGCGCGCCCGCCGACCCCTCGGGCGCGGGCCGGGCGCGGGCCGGGAGGCGGCACCGGGAGCTGTGCCGGAGACCGCACCGGAGGTCGTATCGGAGGCGGGCGGGGGCGCTGTGCCGGAGGGGGGCGCGGACCCCGCCCCGGCCGCCGTGCCGGACCCCGCCCCGGATTCCACTTCCGGCGTCTCCGATGCGCCCGATGCCCCCGACGTCCCCGCGGACGAGCCGTCGGCGGCGCCGGCTGCCGAGGCACCTCCCGCCGACACTCCGCCCGCCGATGCCGCGCCCTCCGCTTCCCCTGAGCCCTCCGAAGCTCCTCCCGCAGACGACGGCAAGTTCACCATCAGGCTGGACAACTTCGAGGGCCCCTTCGATCTCCTCCTGCAGCTGATCTCCAAGCACAAGCTGGATGTCACCGAGGTCGCGCTGTCCAAGGTGACGGACGAGTTCATGGCGCACATCCGGGCCATGGGACCGGACTGGGATCTGGACCAGACCACGGAGTTCCTGGTCGTCGCGGCCACGCTGCTCGATCTGAAAGCGGCCCGGCTGCTGCCCGCCGCCGAGGTGGAGGACGAGGCGGACCTCGCGCTCCTGGAGGCCCGCGATCTGCTCTTCGCCCGGCTGCTCCAGTACCGCGCGTACAAACGCATCGCGGACATCTTCAGTGGGCGGCTGGCGGACGAGGCACGGCGCCACCCCCGTACCGTCGGGCTGGAGCCGCAGTACGCCGAGCTGCTGCCCGAGGTCGTCATCAGCATCGGGGCGGAGGGATTCGCCGAGCTCGCGGTGAAGGCGATGCAGCCCAAGGCGAAGCCGCAGGTGTATGTCGACCACATCCACGCGCCGCTGGTGAGCGTGCGCGAGCAGGCCGAGGTGATGATGGCGCGCCTGCGCGAGGCGGGCGAGGCGAGCTTCCAGGAGCTGGTGGCGGACGCGCCGGACACGCTCACCGTCGTCGCGCGCTTCCTGGCCCTGCTGGAGCTCTACCGGGAGCGGGTGGTCATCCTGGAGCAGGAGGAGGCTCTGGGGGCGCTGACGGTCCGCTGGACGGGCGCGGAGGGCGCCGAGCCGGTCGTCACGGACGAGTTCGACCAGGAACCGGGCAGGCCCGCCGCCGAGGCGGCGGGCGGGGTGCAAGAGGAGGAGCGGACGTGA